The sequence below is a genomic window from Ruminiclostridium josui JCM 17888.
AAAAAACACATTTTAGTCTGCATGAAATTAATTTATGTCAAAAAAATAACAAGCAAAACATTGTAATTGAAGCCATACAAGCAGATGAGAATAATCATGAGGTTTTTAACTGTAAGCTAATTATTGACGAAACACATCCCTTCTTCTTTGACCATGAATTGGATCATGTATCGGGAATGCAACTACTGGAAGGAATGAGCCAGCTAACCAGAGCAGGTTTTCTATATAGTTCTGGAACTTCGCCGTTAACTCCCTTGTTTATTCCTGAAATTAATGTTTCATATCATGGTTACTGTGTGAAGGAAGAAGAATCCTGGGCTAAAGCTACTCTGATTAAATCAAATAATGCAGGATACCATTTTAGTGCAGAAATAATTCAGAATAATACTAAAACTGCTTCTGGTAAATTTACAATTCTGGAAAATAGATTTAAATATGAACATACTGAGGACAGTGATTTAACTCCTGCTGGAGAATTCGCTCCTTGTAACCAGCTTATTGTAAATAAGCAAAATCCTTTAAATGTTCTTATTAGTGATGTTATTAATGAAAATGGAGACATTGGGTGTTATTTTATTTTTCAACCTGATAACCCTTATTTTAACGACTTTAAGGGGGAATATATAGACAGTGTCGTATTGGCTGAGGCGTGTCGCCAGAGCTTCAGAGCCTTTGGATACTACTTTAGCTCACAAAATCAACCTACAAGTAGTGAAAACCTGATACCTGTCCTTAAATCCATAAAAATAAAAATTAAGCGCCCATTACATAAAAAAGAGAGGATATTCCTTAAAAAGAGTAAATATGACGTCATAAATGTTGGAAATAATAGTATATTAGAGCTAAAAGGCATAATTACTTCCAACGACTTAAAACAGGGCTCTTTTGAAATACAGTCTTTGCTTTTAGAGGAGAGTTATATTTCTAACAATCTTAAAGATATAAAGATTCCTGCCAAGGGCTCAAGAAAACAAAAAGCAAATAAGCAATAAATAAAACAAAAGTAAGACGCTGAAATAAGGAGGATTGTGATATGCAAAAAAGATACCTTGGAAATAACGGAGCTGAAGTCTCTGCCATAGGTTTAGGATGTATGGGTATGAGCGAATTTTATGGCAAGGCTGATCCTAAAGAGTCAAAGAAAACCATTCTTACAGCACTAGAGTCTGGAGTGACTTTTCTTGATACTGCGGATACATATGGAAACGGAGCTAATGAAGAATTGGTTGGTTCGGTACTTAAGGAGTGGAAAGGAGATGCTTTTGTCGCTACCAAGTTCGGAATAGTAAGAGAGCCTGGAAGCTATGAACGGAAAATCAATGGACGGCCTGAATATGTAAGAAAAGCCGCAGAGGCCAGCTTGAGAAGAATGAACAGAGATGTCATAGATTTATACTATCTGCACAGAATTGATTCAAGCATACCTATTGAAGAAACCATAGGGGCCATGTCTTTACTGGTCAAGGAAGGTAAGGTACGTTATATAGGAATTTCGGAAGCTTCTCCTGATACCATAAGGCGGGCCCACGCTATTCACCCTTTAACAGCTGTTCAATCGGAGTACTCGCTTTTTACAAGAAATGTTGAAGCCCAAGTTTTACCTGTTTTAAAGGAATTAGGTATAGGGTTTGTAGCTTATAGTCCATTGAGCAGGGGAATATTAACAGGGCGGCTGGATTCAAATTTGCTGACCCAAGAAGGCGATATGAGAAGATTTTTGCCGCGTATGCAGGGAGAAAACCTTGCACATAATCTGAAGTTTGTAGACAGGCTGGTGGAAATAGCACAGCAAAAAGGGGT
It includes:
- a CDS encoding aldo/keto reductase, which codes for MQKRYLGNNGAEVSAIGLGCMGMSEFYGKADPKESKKTILTALESGVTFLDTADTYGNGANEELVGSVLKEWKGDAFVATKFGIVREPGSYERKINGRPEYVRKAAEASLRRMNRDVIDLYYLHRIDSSIPIEETIGAMSLLVKEGKVRYIGISEASPDTIRRAHAIHPLTAVQSEYSLFTRNVEAQVLPVLKELGIGFVAYSPLSRGILTGRLDSNLLTQEGDMRRFLPRMQGENLAHNLKFVDRLVEIAQQKGVTTAQLVLAWILSKDENIVPIPGTKKVQYLIENLEAAEIQLSPEEISKIEQAVSSKEVLGERYLESGMIGIEKY